The sequence AAGAAgccatggcggagcagaatgtccaatatatgggagatttctccaggccggttattgggaacactagcactTCAGCGATAGTGCTCCCCACAGCAGTCCGgaattacaatctgaagcccaacgattcaaacctgctgccgctctttcatgggatgccaagtgaggacgccttacagttcatccATGACTTCTGCTCTCAAGTGCAAACCTTCCCACTGTTGggactcaccgaggatcagttgagactcaagtgcttaccttatgcactcaaggaccgagctaggacgtggttactgtccctgccgccgaactccatcaccacatggggagaggcatgtgagaagttcatgctcaagtactatccTAGTCACAAGACACgggagattaggagccagataatgaacttcatgcaagaaGCTGatgagcctctccacgaggcttgggagagattccaagagctcctccgccagtgcccacagcatcAGTTAGCACCcatcatgttgatgcagttcttctatgatggattgattcagacggcacagtttatggtggacagtaccgcAGGGGGCAACATTTCCCGAAAGACAGCCAATGAGCTCAAAGAGATCTTCGACACACTCGCtgcgagttctcaacaaaagtcggtaagaggaaggagggttgaagccaatgcagtagctccaaacaatgagcttcCGAAGAAGGTAGCtgacttgatgaggcaagtacagcacctcacgatgaaccaggtggaggctccacccgttcgcgcgccaccagcagaaggatgtggcatatgtggcaaTTTTGGTCATGgcaccaacgcgtgccatcgcatgggggatTTCACACCTAAAGGAggagcagaggtctatgctgctcagagctatccggggaggaCTCAATTTGAACAGGGGCCcagctttaatcaagggcaacaaagctccaactcgggttggagaaatGAGCAGAATTCAGGATAGAGGaaccaagctcctggccaagggtcgggatctAACCAAGGCAATCAGTTCCCCCGACCTCCACGGCAATtggggtatcagaaccagcagcagttctatCCATCTCAACAACAACCCTCATTCCCTCAGCAGCAGCATTACCCTcaaccatatcagcaacagCAATCACCGCAGCaactctacccacctcagcagcaccaacctcctggccccttatttgaagatcagatgcaagctttcatgcaagctagcaaacaggcgatggaggctcagagtgctaccatcaagcgcctcgagactacagttgggcaactaacaggagccttgaatcagttgcagcaagaacagccaactgggaagttcccaaaccaggaccaacagccacatcaagctcatgccgtggcggtaatcaaggaaaatgccccaataaccacgggaaaatggagaagcagaaccgtgcaagcaatcaaggcaacccaatgccccagtgagccactcccacctgtcactgttgcaccagaccaaccaccacccaagcaaggagatccaggtagctttatttttgatattagcttaggtggggttgaaaaggttttgggaatgcttgacttgggcgcggcagtcaatttgatgccgcttgatatttttgagaaattgggaaacaaagagctgaaatgcacgaatattaagatagagctagctgacggctccattagcagcccacgagggcttgttgaggatgttgaggtggtcgtgagggggattagagtcttggctgattttgttgtcctggatgtgggaaaagggattagaggtgagaatgggcatctcgtgctacttggccgaccctttatggctaccacccatactcgcatcgatgtgggtacgggaactgtaagtatggtaggggcaggtagagcggtaacattctctgtttttgataaaaaaaaaacctactacccccactcccttaattcaaatctgctcttatgttgaaacatttgatgctttggatgaggattgtatggTGCAGGACTTCCTTAATAAGCTACAGGAAGTggacgagatcgtggaagaatttcttgctaacttgcaagatGAAAGTGAGGTTGAGAGAGAATTCCTGGATAAGCTACAAGaagaagatgataaagagcaaggttttctgtgtgccttgctactggaagagaagctaaATGAGGTTGGGTCACTCAATttcgttggatgtgtggatagagggaccatcccaggatatgagcatggaggactcatttggaggacccgcagctgcaattcaagaagatgtgtttacaagggcgctaaggcagctggagctccaatcggattttggttaaaggggttctcttagtcgggctggcgacttaaaatctagctctgcatgggaggcaacccatgttttcttgctttttcttgtttcgtttttatttcgttacgtttgtgttgtgttttgttgcttttgttgtttggtgcaggttgttgcgttggagactgcttgttctttggatgagagagaggcagacatcgtgggacgttacagactcaccactggatcgatatttagggaagtttcctctttcacccctctttttgtttgcactgaggacagtgccagagttataagtgtggggggggtgtttgttggtagttgtgaatcctgtgggtgtcttctTGCTGTgatcttgggctttcttgtgtggggcgaatggtccccttatcTTGGATTCTTGTTGTTTTTAAGTGCACCTCGCATGTTGATGGTGGTTCACtagcgattctggattgtgtctgtgtGGTTTGTTATCTTTGTTcttcttgattgatttgttcccaatgaagtgtaattagtttaaggttttggtgcaacaccctgatgagcaactcttggcgtgatttgtccggtagatgctaaggggagtgttttcagtgcaatttcctaatatctgtctctgtgttgaattgtttggttggttgttgagtttcaGATAgcctgggtctctgctcctctaatgatttcattatgagcatgggaaaccacacgagaacattttggatcacctccaaaagtgcaatttcgtgaattatggcccatctattaagagcgaaaataacttgaccccccccaaaaaaaagagaagtgtagtgtgaaaagtgaaagaatatgaaaaatgaatgagatatgattgtaaaggaaattgcattaggaaattcacccttagcggagaattagggtctgatcggattgagttgtatcaccttgttgttgcactttaaatcttagctttgaacacttgattggggggCATTGATgtcttgaaggacttggattggtttgtgtttgtttggtgagaagaatcgcttgtggattttctttcaatttcgtgattgttgcttgaggacaagcaaggatttaagtgtgggggggttgtttacctcgtATTTGGGCAGTTTTTGTGTATGtttctgctgtgcattcgagcgtgtttcatgactttttgccctatatttcacgtgctcgatgatctttttgggtgTACTTttgtcgcgtgcaggattcgtGAGTTGCCGAGCGTTTTGGCATTGTTTCGAGCGATTTTCGAAGgcaggctcacggccgccgccagTGCCACGGCAGCCGCCgtcgagacggcggccgcggccccacggcgcgggccgtgcattTTTTGGAGGATTCTGCGAAGGGCACTCACGgtggcgccgtcccacggcggccgccgtccacggcgccgccgtccctggcgTTTCGACAGTTACGGATTTTCCGTATTTaagcccatttttagggtttttcttcaCACCttccgaccccagcagcctcctaggcaattttcccttgttttcccttagttttagagtagttagaAGCATCATAAACATCTTTTGATtcgttggattaaagttaatgttATTTTGCATtccgttggattggatttccggaTCGTACGCGTATTTAAGAACtcagtttatgttttctatatgaatgaatgctagtttatttccaTTGCTTAGATTATTGATGCTTAGTACTCAATTGATTAAATGTTTATTCTTttatcttgcctagataatcgttgtttatgatttattgatttatctaatgctttctagattgctagctagaaccctaggtttattagttccctgcgttcttaatctgcttcctattttcGCCTAGacagatttatatgctttctgttgattctgcattagataattttacaagctttatttaattacgcctagatttaaagagagagtgtcagacccaactacccgattagagtgtttaggtttcctttcctgtttcctgtgagtagcacgatcgaagccctgctaagccttccttgagagacgactggagtcaccttaccgccctaggacgacctcgtataaattcgagtccatccgctaggtatttttggatgagtcacgTGGCACTGAGGAGAGGATCGACGGTTAAGGATTTCTACGGGAATACGAAAAGACGGAAGGGCTAAAAGGTAACCTTGGGATGTGGAAAAGTATGCTGCAGGagggcaggcatttaatgcaggtgacATCAGCAATGCGGGCGAACACTCTGACTAGTTACTTCGTTCCAAAGcaactagccagaccagagtGGGGAATATCtaatgaggagtaatatatgcagaacAGAGGAATGGACTTGGACAAAGGAATGGGCTCGGTCAGAGGAATGGGTtcggtcagaggaatcgctggagtcagaggaatcgctgaaGTCACAGGGATGATCTACCCATGAGATAGTCAACGGTAGAAATGACCACTTCACCCGGGAAGCgccaaagcagaggaatcactcgttcGCAGAGGAATCCAAAGCTCCGCGATACATACGCTTCTCTGTCGCTGAGCAGAGgaactggagtcattcgattcaGTCGTCAACAGCCTCTGCATCCAACtcacaagtaagtgattctaactccaatgtgctgcacttaaattcataggagcatatGTTAGGAATTActcgttgtatggtgaattaagatattcGAGAAATGATCCACGTGGGGCTACATACTTCATTTACTCCATTGACTCAAGCTATGCTACGATTGGTCATGGCATCTACTCCATCGACTGAAGTTATGTTTATGTTTCTTCAAGGGGCTTACGTCTCTACCCATTGGCGCATGTTTGCAAGTACTACATGTTATCATAAcgtgatttaattatatatgtgacgtatatggatatttgttatgtttcgtcactgagtatattttcaatatactcaccccttatcttttcagttttgcagttctggagtcgaggtggccatggaagtcgagaataaCTAGAGATTAAGTATTTTCCTTAGAAATTTAAGTGAACTTGTTACATTTTTAATTAtcgtttttatttcatattacTACTTTGAttttggcaagttgattttaaattagtttaaactttaatagtcaagaaattttattttgtctattagttcttcaagtttttaaattgaaaagtttatgaaaattggggtgttacactATGAGGATCCATATCAATCGCCGCAGCAGTAATCTCCTCCTCATTCAGAATTTCGGCAAGCATATCATTCTGGGAAGAAGAGACCGTATGATCAGTAATCGCCTCAATTGCAGTGATGTCCACCTCCTTTCACGTACTACTCTTCAGGTAATAAGTTGGTGAAGAAATCCACAATATGAGCACCAATAACATCCTGGCAATAAACCATGTGCCCATTAATATCAAGATGAGATATAATATGCGGCCGTTTCTTATATCGGAGCATGGCATGGAAGAAAGTTGTATTACGGTCACCATCCCGAAGCCAAGTGACTCTACTTTTTTGACTTAGGAAACTGCTTTTCCGAAACAAAGCGACATTGATTTTAGCCTGAGCCAAGATCTCAGCATCAAAAAGATCATCATTATAACCAGATTGTGAAATCTGAGCTTGGACCTCAAGCAGCTCCTGCTGAGAATCGGCAATAAACTGATTCATATTGCCGAAAACAGTCTAGTTCCACAGTCGAAAACACTCATATAGCCATATTGAGTAATGAAACTCAATTTTCGGTCATTCAtctaaaaaacataaattatgaCCATTTTTACAATTTCGATCCAAAATACCGTTGACCCTATAGATCCTACTCTGTTCAGCCCAATCTCGTACACGTGATTCTCTCTCTGTCACTGTTGCCTCGGCCAATCAAAGCGTAAAGTAGACTTGGAGTTGGTGCTGAACGCGTACAATATTAGCACAATGCGGAAGTGTATATCCCATTAAGTGGATTTTGAAGCATGAAACCTTCTTTACTTTTGTGGTGGACCAAACGTTATACAAGCTCTTAAACATCATTATTAAAGACGAAAACGTAAAACGACATATCAAACATTAACGTCATGATTGTAACAGCCTTAATCTAAACAAATAGACACAGCAAACATTACTCAAATAGTCAAACTCCACATGCATAACTATACCAATAATACCTCATGATTGTgtatgttttcttttctttttttcacatTTACAGTATCCGACTCCGACTCCGGCCATCATCATCCCGGCCGGTCAGGcaagatgtatatatatatgtaagaaATCCACAAAAAAAAGGCAGCAAACATGAAAGAGAAGGGCAAGggcaatatataattaatagaaAGAAGAGAAACTAGGGCCAGAAGGAATCGTCCATGTTGGTAACTTCCATGTTGAAAGAGGACTTTGGGTGGTGGGTGTGAGACCTTCGTCCACGGGTGGTGGAGGGAGAGGCGCAGTCGGGCGAGGAAGAGGTGGAAGAGTAGTGGCGCATACGCATGTGCACCACCTCCGCCTGCGCAATCGCCAGCTGCGTTTGCAGCGCGTCTATCTGCTGCTGCAGCGACGATATCGCGCCCACGCACCCGTACACCGGATCCCTCACCCGCGCGTTCGCTTCGTACACCATCGAGCTCACTGCATCGCCTCTCTGATGTTCCGGCAGGTCCTGCAATCGTGTTTCGATTGAGATTAAGAAAACAAGACAAATAGATGTGCGGGGGGTGCTGGGGCTCCCCCAGTCACATTTTGGGAaggaaaaaaatttaaaaattgttttAACTATGTGATATGACGATTGCAATCAAATGTACGTGGAGCAAGAGTATAATAAAAAGGGAGTTAAAAGTCCAAAATTTTCGGctataaatcaataaatttcataagaaatatatatattacgattaagaaaacaaaaacaaatagcTGGAGGTGCTCCCCGACAGCATTTTGAGTACAAATTAATGTCATAATTGTGTTGAAGTTGTAGGCGAAACAAGAAAAATAGCATATTAAAGCCAAAAAATTTGAGCTACAAAGATGctctttaataaataaaaatttataaacaatataaaaaacaaatatatGGGGGTGCTTGAGCTACCCCAGCTGCAttttgaaaaggaaaaaaatggtTATAATGTAACGATTGCAACATTGCAGCCTTAGTATATTTTAATGTACTAAGCCCTGATTGGGCGTTTTTTAAGGTTAGAaacagatttaattaattgaattcattatttattatttttttatttgggtaGTGAGTTAATCATTACACTTATTTGAGGGTTCCCCGTTGGTCTAATTTATTATCCGTCAAAATAGACGAGAAACAAAACAATTAATGTTACCATATATTCtcctcctttatttgattttattcacTTCTCATTCCTGTACTTGAACCAAACAAGcattaaatgtaattaaaattGTGGATCTTTTACTGAAATTGTAATTCTAacgataatttttttcaaaattgtgTTGTTAAATCGCCAGGCGTGATGATTTCTTGACCAAAGATTGATGTGTCTTGTGGAAGATTATAATTGAATCATTTGATTAGTAAAGTAATGTGTCATGTTAAAGATTGTAATTGCAATCAAGCATATAATGCAAATAAAAGTGAGACAACTTTAAAGCCTAAACCACTTTGGAATGGGATAATTTCTTGCTTTATGACTTTGGTCGGAGAAAATTGAGCTACAACTCCAAAAAAGCAGCATAGGTTGGAGTAAATGGTCAATTAACGCCAACTTTTGCCATTGCCCTAACTGATAAACCGTTGACCAAAAACATATGTATATAGATAGCACATAATTAGTTATTTCACCCGCTCAAAAAAAAGTTTAATTATTTCACCCCACTTGCTTACTTTTCTCAAGGACCAATTgttcatttttgtttcttttttctttttttctttttttcttttcttctttttctttatgtAAATGTAATTCTTATCCTTTGTGTACCACATTTACTTTAAATTACTAAAACGAAGGATGACCCCGCGTCTTTTCCCCTTTTCTTTTTGctatatttttgttattcaaTCCTTTGGAAGAactaacaaatatatataaaaaataaagattgaTAGTATGCGTGTATTGATCCAGTGGTagaatgattaatatttaaaattaaaattaaaattcttaaatttaaaatatttttatccaACAAAAAGTCTCATGCATGCATTTTATATTAATACTCTTTCTTCATACTCAAAATCATTAGTTGTGCTATCTAAAAAAGGGTcattttattaagaaaaatacaTGCAAAAACTTAACGGTAAATCGAATTAAAAGCTTGTAAAGTATATCGTGATATATATAGCGCAAAAAAATCTCCACTTTTGTTAAGTGTGTATGAAATATGTCCATTTTTATAAACCTAAAGTATTctatgtataaattaaatgaACAAATTTAAATATCATTAGATGTTTGATGACTGtgcttgattttttgtaaaaagtCTTATATATTTCTTATATAAGTACGATTATATCATAAATAATGtaagaaaattttgaaaaataacgATTTGACAACAATCAAAATCTATCTAATCGATGACTAGATCATCTAGCCAACCGCTAGATGGACTATTGTTGACCGATTGTTGTTAATTAAATTGTACTCTTTTTTAGTACATATCAGGAATGTGTAAGGTGTTGTCCGCCAAGTACAATTATTATACCTTAAAAAGATAATGCGGGAATTTACCAATGGaatcaagttattaatttactAGACGGCTAGATGATTTAGCCGTCGGCTAGATGAATTATTTTTGACTGATTATTGttaaattgttttatttttttagaatatattAAGAATGTGTAATACGTTGTCCGTCGAGTACAATTATTATAGCTTGAAAAGATCGTGTGGGAATTGACCAAGGAATCGAGTTATTAATCTACTAGACATATCTTTAATAGATTTGAGAATGACCTTTTGACAAGAACATTTGAAATATTGGCTACATTAAACTGTTTTAACTGTCATCGcaataatattattaaacaAAAGTTGGCCCATAAAGAAATCTAGCTACATTTACTTTAAGACTTGTAATGACATCTTTTCAACTATATAGGGTCACGCGGGACATTTTCGTACAAAGTGATTAAAACTCCTCAacaaaaaaggaaattaaagaaacataaaaataaaaaataaataaagaattctCAAGTTTTAACTTGTGTACACCTacttttaaataatcatatacaCGTCTTGCAAGAATTCTTAAGTCATTAATCTGAAGATAAGTTTTGGTTATACTACCGGGAAGAACCTCTTCAATTCTTTCATTCATTAAAATGCGTGAAAAATATTCTAGTTGAACAAAATAGCTAGCGTCACATTATTCCATTaatgtatttgttttttatccctttaaataaaaaataatataatgagaTATAGCTTTATCATTTAAAGTGTAGatcacatttttttatatttatttgatttgaaggtggtataaaattatactctaGGTATGAAATTATCCATTTTCCAAGAGAAAAAGTGTTTTGCCCGAAAATTTGTTATTGTCCATTCCAACTTTTATTATCTCAAAACAAACGAGTTATAAGGTGATAAATGTAGTTTATCTCTTTCTCATACCtgaaaacaaatataaatttttttggaCATTTTGTGTATTTGGTACGTAGCTGAATTTTAACTTaatgaacaaaattaattagaattgGGTGATACCCTAATGCAAAAGATCAATATTAGAGAGAAGTAGATTGAATTGAACCTGGAGCATCTTGTTGACATTGCTAGCACCAAACACCTTATGCACGCTGGCGAACTTGTGGGGCTCCTCCGCCGGAAAATAAGGCGCGAACACACAATCCTCCGCGCATCTCCGCCGGAGGAGCTTGCACGCAGCGCACGGCGACGCCGCACCTTGCTTTCTGCTACTGCTctccttcatctctctctctctctcttgtgtCTAAGGGATATAAATAGATAAGTCTCGGAACGACGTGTCTGGAGAAGTACTCGCACGTACTTTATATAGAAGAAGTAGGGAAGAGAGACATGGCACTGTTTGTTGGTATAAATATGCCTCTGCTTTTGGGGAGACAATAACTGAGTTGCACCATGCAGGGCTGTTTTTGTTTATCTTCTTTTTGGTCTTACTTAGAGACACGAGTGCGGAGTGCGGAGTGCGAATCGCGgtcttatatatttatacacgaaTTTATTGAGGGCAAGGCGTAACATCTATCATGGGTCCCACTATAGGAAAATTGAATAACCGAAAGATACGAAATCTAGTTGATTTTACTTAATGTTTCCTATACCTTTTCTGTTTGTGGGCAAGAATCGAAAATCCAGCGATTCGAATCATGGATGATCagttcaaatttatttttcatttttcacattaTTTTATAAACCTCAGGATCCTCAATCCACAGTTTATctataacatttatatatatatatatatatatatatatatatatatatatatatatatatatatagggtccaATTCTATAGAGAAAGACCCTTAGAGTTAGAATTAAGATTAAATCAATACCATTGATTTATGGGTAATGGATGGTCCAGATTTCATTCGGTAATCTTATTTACCATCAAACAAGTATTGATTCCATTCAATTATTTATACGAAAAAGGTTATACTCGTAAAATTGAAATTCGACAGATTACTCAGATTAATCCAATCCTGGGATTTGCTCCCCTTCCTTAGAGAGTATGATTCGAAAAGATTTTGAAGAATTTTACTCAATGGTTTTGGAGGCATATTTTTGCTACTCACTTTTTTTTTGGGCCGCCGAACTTGTTCGACGGGAGCAATCTGTTTCCTTAATTTGTCAGACTTCGGGAATATTTTGAAGGTGCAATTCTTGTCCAATTTAATGTTACTCGTGTAATATGTGATAAATTTGTGTCGTATTCGTTCGGGATTGGTGATAATATTCTTCCTAATGTTCTTCGTCTATGATCTACTGTGTCGATAGATACCTTCATTTTCTAATGGTATTAtattatagtattatattatactgATTGTTGTTCATCGTCCCAAAATAATAGTATTTGTTGACAGATATTGATGTTGTTCATAGTTCAAAAAAAATCGTTCAAGGTActcataaaaattatatatatatttatatacatcGTCTCCTggttttaattagtttttatgGTGTTCACTTGCTACTACAGTATAAGGATTTTCTTATATGGTTTTATAAGTCTTCGTCATACCTGGGCATAATTGTGAACAATCTTGATAGTTGTTCGGTGAATTCTTCAATAATTTTGAAAGCAATATGTTTGTCCAGAGTTTCAGTTATATATGTGGAATGTATGAACATCTTTTATATTCCTTTGAATAAAAAATAGACATTTCTCAATTGAAGCTTAATGAATTTTGCAATAACAGTATGTTCATTGTTC comes from Salvia miltiorrhiza cultivar Shanhuang (shh) chromosome 3, IMPLAD_Smil_shh, whole genome shotgun sequence and encodes:
- the LOC131013923 gene encoding LOB domain-containing protein 4-like, which produces MKESSSRKQGAASPCAACKLLRRRCAEDCVFAPYFPAEEPHKFASVHKVFGASNVNKMLQDLPEHQRGDAVSSMVYEANARVRDPVYGCVGAISSLQQQIDALQTQLAIAQAEVVHMRMRHYSSTSSSPDCASPSTTRGRRSHTHHPKSSFNMEVTNMDDSFWP